One part of the Bradyrhizobium sp. CB1650 genome encodes these proteins:
- a CDS encoding HU family DNA-binding protein, which translates to MAKMTKTQLIDAIAEGTQLSKNDVKSVIEYMATVGYKELNESGEFVIPGFVKMSVVNKPATEARMGVNPFTKEPMQFAAKPASKSVKASPLKVAKDAV; encoded by the coding sequence ATGGCGAAGATGACGAAGACTCAATTGATCGATGCAATTGCGGAGGGGACACAGCTTTCGAAGAACGATGTGAAATCGGTCATCGAGTACATGGCGACTGTCGGATACAAGGAGCTCAACGAGTCCGGCGAGTTCGTCATTCCCGGCTTCGTGAAGATGTCGGTCGTGAACAAGCCCGCGACCGAAGCGCGAATGGGCGTGAATCCTTTCACGAAGGAGCCGATGCAGTTTGCGGCCAAACCCGCGAGCAAGTCGGTCAAGGCGTCCCCGCTCAAGGTCGCCAAAGACGCCGTTTGA
- a CDS encoding VOC family protein, producing the protein MRYLHTMLRVRNLDVALKFYQDALGLKEVRRIENDKGRFTLVFLCSAHDLDALKKQPSTRGAPLVELTYNWDEEKYGEDRFFGHLAYEVDDIYATCEKLMKAGVTINRPPRDGNMAFVRSPDLHSIELLQKGEPKPPQEPWSSMPNTGHW; encoded by the coding sequence ATGCGTTATCTCCACACCATGCTGCGCGTGCGCAATCTCGATGTCGCGCTGAAGTTTTATCAGGATGCGCTGGGGCTGAAGGAGGTGCGGCGGATCGAGAACGACAAGGGGCGCTTCACGCTGGTGTTCCTGTGCTCGGCCCACGATCTCGACGCGCTGAAGAAGCAGCCCTCGACGCGCGGCGCGCCGCTGGTCGAGCTCACCTACAATTGGGATGAGGAGAAGTACGGCGAGGACCGCTTCTTCGGCCATCTCGCCTATGAGGTCGACGACATCTACGCGACCTGCGAGAAGCTGATGAAGGCCGGCGTCACCATCAACCGGCCGCCGCGCGACGGCAACATGGCCTTCGTCCGCTCGCCCGATTTGCACTCGATCGAGCTATTGCAGAAGGGCGAGCCGAAGCCGCCGCAGGAGCCGTGGTCGTCAATGCCGAACACCGGCCACTGGTAA
- a CDS encoding glutathione S-transferase — MADNQQPKLTIWGRANSVNVQKVLWCLNELGLPYERIDAGMQYGRTRETDYLAMNPNARIPTLVEGDFVLWESNSIMRYLCLAHGRGTPIYPEAPKSRAAVDRWLDWTLSTVQPVDRPVFWGIVRTAPAERDMVQVQKDADAAAEVWAIADRQLATRRFLEGDQFTLGDLAVGAYARRWLGVEGISRPAQPNLTRWLAELGRRPGFAQFVAPPMS; from the coding sequence GTGGCGGACAATCAGCAACCGAAACTGACGATCTGGGGCCGCGCCAACTCGGTCAATGTGCAGAAGGTGCTGTGGTGCCTGAACGAGCTCGGCCTCCCCTATGAGCGCATCGACGCCGGCATGCAGTACGGCCGCACCCGCGAGACCGACTACCTCGCGATGAACCCCAATGCGCGCATCCCGACGCTGGTCGAGGGCGACTTCGTGCTGTGGGAATCCAATTCCATCATGCGCTATCTCTGCCTCGCTCACGGCCGCGGCACGCCGATCTATCCGGAGGCGCCGAAGAGCCGCGCCGCCGTCGACCGCTGGCTCGACTGGACGCTGTCGACCGTGCAGCCGGTCGACCGCCCTGTGTTTTGGGGAATCGTTCGCACGGCGCCCGCGGAGCGCGACATGGTCCAGGTCCAGAAGGACGCCGATGCGGCCGCCGAGGTCTGGGCGATCGCCGATCGTCAGCTCGCCACGCGTCGCTTCCTCGAGGGCGACCAGTTCACCCTCGGCGATCTCGCGGTCGGCGCCTATGCGCGGCGCTGGCTTGGCGTCGAAGGCATCAGCCGGCCGGCACAGCCGAACCTGACGCGCTGGCTCGCCGAGCTCGGCCGCCGCCCCGGGTTTGCCCAATTCGTCGCGCCGCCGATGTCGTGA
- a CDS encoding PilZ domain-containing protein, with the protein MPQPKKRAARKLLSQHAWITLDGGFAARHCLVQDISSTGAKITLDEDASQLPGIIRMAFARDARTGRSCQVIWRRGKSAGVRFV; encoded by the coding sequence ATGCCACAGCCCAAGAAGCGTGCAGCCCGCAAATTGCTGTCGCAGCATGCCTGGATCACGCTCGACGGCGGGTTCGCCGCGCGGCATTGCCTGGTGCAGGACATCTCCAGCACGGGCGCGAAGATCACGCTCGACGAGGATGCGAGCCAGCTCCCGGGCATCATCCGCATGGCGTTTGCGCGCGATGCCCGCACCGGGCGGAGCTGCCAGGTGATCTGGCGCCGCGGCAAATCGGCCGGCGTCAGGTTCGTTTGA